One window of the Eucalyptus grandis isolate ANBG69807.140 chromosome 6, ASM1654582v1, whole genome shotgun sequence genome contains the following:
- the LOC104449235 gene encoding transcription factor bHLH74: protein MNNSGGSGGDDMGFPDGGNSAANCPSSGMIANSISEEVPMMAMSSMSTLERPPISVDPFFTSGWDTLASLSHNENYGSSSLVSHGNFVGSSYPVLMDNQGFGRNGSTQLAQCLSDPRLQYIGSGSISEMVGGSFGLPELNHLANHGSLPNSASNINSSGCERNSEKGAQSCECQNSGEEPDGSSAGDRRRKRSPDPSSQYCSNKNNEGDNSDVLRLQNEKKQKIEQPESTDFSKHNTKQSKDDSSNDGEAPKENYLHMRARRGQATNSHSLAERVRREKISERMRMLQELVPGCNKITGKAVMLDEIINYVQSLQQQVEFLSMKLSTLIPGMSIDLEKALSKEAHSRGGGATNLALNPGMGLPHLYAQGVLKGTLPIMPSTDQYRPLSQASLDGELQALYNMGFDSISGRMKPEQRM, encoded by the exons ATGAATAATAGTGGTGGGAGTGGTGGAGATGATATGGGGTTTCCTGATGGAGGCAATAGCGCAGCGAATTGTCCATCCTCGGGCATGATCGCCAATTCCATATCAGAAGAAGTTCCTATGATGGCTATGAGCTCAATGTCTACGTTGGAGAGACCTCCAATCTCGGTTGACCCTTTCTTTACCTCCGGGTGGGATACACTGGCCTCATTAAgtcataatgagaattatggGAGTTCTTCGTTGGTTTCCCACGGCAACTTTGTTGGTTCATCTTATCCAGTTTTGATGGATAACCAAGGTTTCGGGAGGAACGGCTCTACTCAACTAGCTCAATGCCTGTCTGATCCAAGGCTTCAGTACATTGGAAGTGGCAGCATCTCTGAAATGGTCGGTGGCTCCTTTGGGCTGCCCGAACTTAATCATCTAGCTAATCATGGGTCTCTGCCAAATAGTGCCTCCAACATAAATAGCAGTGGCTGCGAGAGAAATTCAGAGAAAGGCGCACAATCTTGTGAATGCCAAAATTCTGGAGAGGAACCTGATGGATCTTCAGCCGGAGATAGGAGAAGAAAACGAAGCCCTGATCCAAGTTCTCAGTATTGCTCAAATAAG AACAATGAGGGGGACAATTCTGATGTTCTGAGATTGCAAAATGAGAAGAAACAGAAGATTGAACAACCTGAAAGTACTGATTTTTCTAAACATAATACTAAACAATCAAAAGATGATTCTTCTAATGATGGGGAAGCTCCCAAGGAGAATTATCTTCATATGCGAGCACGAAGAGGCCAAGCTACCAACAGTCACAGCCTCGCGGAAAGA GttagaagagagaaaatcagCGAGAGGATGAGAATGCTTCAGGAGCTTGTTCCAGGATGCAATAAG ATTACTGGGAAGGCAGTGATGCTCGACGAAATTATCAACTATGTGCAATCCCTGCAACAGCAAGTTGAG TTCTTGTCAATGAAGCTTTCCACTCTCATCCCTGGAATGAGCATTGACTTGGAGAAGGCTCTATCCAAAGAA GCTCATTCGCGAGGTGGTGGTGCAACAAATCTGGCACTCAACCCTGGAATGGGCTTACCTCACCTTTATGCACAAGGAGTCCTTAAGGGGACATTGCCAATCATGCCGAGCACAGACCAGTATCGTCCCTTAAGTCAG GCTTCACTGGATGGCGAGCTTCAAGCTCTTTATAATATGGGGTTTGATTCCATTTCAG GGCGCATGAAACCGGAGCAAAGAATGTGA
- the LOC104449234 gene encoding probable xyloglucan glycosyltransferase 12, with the protein MAPSFDWWAKGGHKGTPVVVKMENPNWSMVELESPSEEDFLIGGDSAPSGRVRDKGRNKNAKQLTWVLLLKAHKAAGCLTSIAGAAFTLASAVRRRVASGRTDADADEAETGESRSGREKENPTVKSRIYACIKAFLWLSILLLGFEVAAYFKGWHFGAPELQYLLAAPLGVKGAFNSLYSRWVLIRVEYLAPPLQFLANVCIVLFLIQSIDRLVLCLGCFWIKFKKIKPVPKESGAAVDPESGENGFFPMVLVQIPMCNEKEVYQQSIAAVCNLDWPKSSLLIQVLDDSDDPTTQSLIKGEVQKWQQEGANILYRHRVIRDGYKAGNLKSAMNCSYVKDYEFVAIFDADFQPTPDFLKRTVPHFKDNEELGLVQARWSFVNKDENLLTRLQNVNLSFHFEVEQQVNGIFINFFGFNGTAGVWRIKALEDAGGWLERTTVEDMDIAVRAHLRGWKFVFLNDVECQCELPESYEAYRKQQHRWHSGPMQLFRLCLLDIIRSKISVWKKFNMIFLFFLLRKLILPFYSFTLFCIILPMTMFVPEAELPAWVVCYIPATMSFLNILPAPKSFPFIVPYLLFENTMSVTKFNAMISGLFQLGSAYEWVVTKKSGRSSEGDLVALIDKEPKHQRGVSVPDLEEMKEEIQKQEKLASRKKKHNRIYVKELSLAFLLLTASARSLLSAQGIHFYFLLFQGISFLLVGLDLIGEQVE; encoded by the exons ATGGCGCCCTCGTTTGATTGGTGGGCGAAAGGAGGCCACAAGGGCACCCCGGTCGTCGTCAAGATGGAGAACCCCAACTGGTCCATGGTCGAGCTCGAGTCGCCGTCCGAGGAGGACTTCCTCATCGGCGGCGACTCCGCGCCGTCGGGGCGGGTCCGCGACAAGGGCCGGAACAAGAACGCCAAGCAGCTCACTTGGGTCCTCCTCCTCAAGGCCCACAAAGCCGCCGGCTGCCTCACCTCCATTGCCGGCGCGGCGTTCACTCTCGCCTCCGCGGTGCGGCGCCGCGTCGCCTCCGGAAGGACTGACGCTGATGCCGACGAAGCCGAGACCGGCGAATCTCGCAGCGGCAGAGAGAAGGAGAACCCCACTGTGAAGTCCAGGATCTATGCGTGTATAAAAGCGTTTCTTTGGTTGTCGATTTTGTTGCTAGGATTTGAGGTTGCTGCATACTTTAAGGGTTGGCATTTCGGAGCTCCCGAATTGCAATACTTGTTAGCTGCACCTTTAGGGGTTAAGGGTGCCTTCAATTCCTTGTATTCGAGGTGGGTTTTGATTCGGGTGGAGTATCTCGCTCCGCCGTTGCAGTTCTTGGCCAATGTGTGCATTGTGCTGTTCCTTATCCAGAGCATAGATAGGCTCGTTCTGTGCCTGGGGTGTTTCTGGATAAAGTTCAAGAAGATCAAGCCAGTACCCAAAGAGAGCGGAGCTGCGGTTGATCCTGAATCAGGCGAGAACGGGTTCTTCCCCATGGTTCTTGTTCAAATTCCCATGTGCAACGAGAAGGAG GTGTATCAACAATCAATAGCTGCTGTATGTAATTTGGATTGGCCGAAATCAAGCTTGCTAATTCAAGTTCTTGACGATTCGGACGATCCGACGACGCAATCCTTGATTAAAGGGGAGGTGCAAAAATGGCAGCAGGAAGGAGCCAACATTCTGTACAGGCATAGGGTAATTAGAGATGGGTATAAAGCTGGTAACCTCAAGTCTGCTATGAACTGTAGCTATGTAAAGGATTATGAGTTTGTGGCCATTTTTGATGCTGACTTTCAGCCCACTCCTGACTTTTTGAAGAGGACAGTTCCTCACTTCAAG GATAATGAAGAGCTGGGACTAGTTCAGGCAAGATGGTCCTTTGTCAACAAGGATGAAAACTTGCTTACACGGTTACAGAACGTTAATTTGTCTTTCCATTTTGAGGTGGAGCAGCAAGTAAATGGTatcttcatcaatttttttgggttcaaTGGGACTGCTGGTGTTTGGAGGATAAAGGCCCTAGAGGATGCTGGTGGTTGGTTGGAGAGAACCACGGTGGAAGACATGGATATTGCTGTCCGCGCTCACCTTCGAGGCTGGAAATTTGTTTTCCTGAATGATGTTGAG TGCCAGTGTGAGTTGCCAGAATCATACGAAGCTTACAGGAAGCAACAACACAGATGGCATTCTGGCCCAATGCAGTTGTTTCGGCTGTGCTTGCTCGACATTATCCGATCCAAG ATCAGCGTATGGAAGAAGTTTAATATgatctttctgttttttctgcTCCGAAAACTCATATTGCCCTTTTACTCCTTCACCCTCTTCTGTATCATCCTTCCTATGACTATGTTTGTTCCCGAGGCCGAGCTACCTGCTTGGGTCGTATGCTACATTCCAGCCACCATGTCCTTTCTCAACATTCTTCCGGCTCCGAAATCCTTTCCGTTCATAGTCCCTTACCTCCTCTTTGAGAACACCATGTCCGTCACTAAGTTCAATGCGATGATATCTGGACTGTTTCAGCTAGGAAGCGCATATGAGTGGGTGGTGACCAAAAAATCTGGCCGGTCTTCTGAGGGTGACCTTGTGGCCTTAATTGATAAGGAGCCAAAGCACCAAAGAGGGGTTTCAGTTCCTGATCTTGAggaaatgaaagaggaaatccAAAAGCAGGAGAAATTAGCTTCTCGGAAGAAGAAACATAATAGGATTTATGTGAAGGAGCTTTCTTTGGCATTTCTTCTTCTCACGGCATCAGCAAGGAGTTTATTGTCGGCTCAGGGCATACATTTCTACTTTTTGCTGTTTCAGGGGATTTCTTTCTTGCTGGTGGGTCTGGACTTGATCGGCGAGCAGGTTGAGTAA